A section of the Mangifera indica cultivar Alphonso chromosome 12, CATAS_Mindica_2.1, whole genome shotgun sequence genome encodes:
- the LOC123193740 gene encoding uncharacterized protein LOC123193740 — protein MAPGGRPIKKNTRMAAALDAMRPYGYDDDLILKTVKELLDVYGEENWYFIEECSYKVLLESILDQEEQQRKKELSRGEAIYESSSGALALPSAEAEALNVALPTNEVADPTLLTDGTCEAPVVTHKPVMLLGGGSEDINLDKSSVKSLTASPHVNESKQPADVFPVRRRRPYHGWISDGEDEAELVDVEPPPHSEELQKVLFGRVVWKIRKTRWDLRPEDM, from the exons ATGGCACCAGGAGGAAGACCAATAAAG AAAAACACACGAATGGCTGCCGCGCTCGATGCTATGCGCCCTTATGGTTATGATGATGACTTAATACTCAAAACAGTGAAAGAACTCTTGGAT GTATACGGGGAAGAAAATTGGTACTTCATTGAAGAATGTTCTTATAAGGTCCTCCTCGAAAGCATTCTTGACCAAGAGGAGCAGCAGAgg aaaaaagagcttTCGAGGGGTGAAGCCATTTATGAATCTTCAAGTGGCGCATTGGCTCTTCCCTCTGCGGAGGCTGAGGCTCTAAATGTTGCATTGCCGACCAATGAAGTTGCAGATCCAACATTACTGACGGATGGCACTTGTGAGGCTCCAGTAGTGACTCACAAACCTG TTATGCTCTTGGGAGGTGGCTCTGAAGACATCAACTTGGACAAGAGCTCTGTAAAAAGTCTCACAGCTTCTCCACACGTCAATGAGTCCAAACAACCAGCAGATGTCTTTCCTGTTAGGAGGCGCAGGCCTTACCATGGATGGATCAGCGACGGTGAGGACGAGGCAGAGCTTGTGGATGTTGAGCCGCCACCACATTCAGAGGAGTTACAAAAGGTCCTTTTTGGGAGAGTCGTGTGGAAAATACGCAAGACTAGGTGGGATTTGAGGCCTGAGGATATGTAG
- the LOC123192045 gene encoding LRR receptor-like serine/threonine-protein kinase EFR: protein MLDLSHNNINGDTLLSIYSLSSAIYINLSHNSLVGSLLTKAADLKELECFNVSENRLSGGISDTFGSCLSLVSLRMKGTLFKGAIPQALDALRGLDELDLSCNNLSGMLPSYFRELPFLQKLNLSFNELEVQFLKLAYSQCQCHFYCRKQKAMYRIEAANLQGYKRNKSRNKSAENLASNSFDHQLLKISRGELVRATDGFSEDNLIGIGDYGSVYKGILCQNESIIAVKVLNHQQAGASKSFVSEYRALGGIHHRNLLRKLSVLVWIIKVMILQL, encoded by the exons ATGTTGGATCTTTCTCACAATAACATCAATGGTGATACACTTCTATCGATTTATAGCCTTTCCTCTGCTATATATATCAACCTATCTCATAATTCTTTGGTTGGTTCCCTTCTGACAAAAGCTGCTGACCTTAAAGAACTTGAATGCTTCAACGTCTCTGAGAACAGATTGTCAGGTGGCATTTCAGACACATTTGGCTCGTGTTTAAGTTTGGTGTCTCTCCGCATGAAAGGAACTCTTTTCAAAGGAGCAATCCCTCAAGCATTAGATGCTTTGAGAGGATTAGATGAGCTGGATCTCTCATGTAATAACTTGTCAGGTATGCTACCAAGTTATTTTAGGGAACTTCCCTTTCTGCAGAAGTTAAATCTCTCTTTCAATGAGCTTGAGGTGCAGTTCCTGAAACTGGCATATTCACAATGCCAGTGCCATTTCTATTGTAGGAAACAAAAAGCTATGTACAGAATTGAAGCTGCCAACCTGCAAG GATATAAGAGAAACAAGTCAAGAAATAAGTCAGCAGAGAACCTTGCTTCTAATTCATTTGACCATCAATTGCTAAAAATTTCTCGTGGGGAGCTTGTTAGAGCAACTGATGGTTTCTCTGAGGATAATCTAATTGGTATTGGTGACTATGGTTCTGTCTATAAAGGAATCCTTTGTCAGAATGAATCCATCATTGCAGTTAAAGTGCTCAATCATCAGCAAGCAGGTGCTTCAAAGAGCTTTGTATCTGAATACAGAGCCCTTGGAGGCATCCACCACAGAAATCTCCTGAGGAAATTAAGTGTGCTAGTGTGGATTATTAAGGTAATGATTTTACAGCTATAA